The Rathayibacter caricis DSM 15933 genomic sequence CTCCTGGCCCTCGCGTTCGGCGTCGTCTACATCCGGATGCAGCGGAAGCAGGCCCAGTCGTGACCGCGCGCAGGCCCTGGTGGCTGACGGCGGTCGGCGTCCTGCTCACCGGGATCATGCTGTTCCCCGTCTACTGGATGGTGAACGTCTCGCTCACTCCGACCGGCTCGATGCGCAAGGATCCGCCGGACTGGTTCCCGCTCTCGCCCACCTTCACCGGCTACGAGGCGGTGCTGCGCGAGCAGCTGCCGTTCCTGGGCACCAGCCTGATCGTGGGGATCGGGACGGTCCTGCTCACCGTCGTCATCGCCGCTCCGGCCGCGTACTCGCTGGCGAAGCTGCGGCCGCGCGGAGGCAACGGGGTCTCGTTCGTGCTGCTGATCGCGCAGATGATCCCGGCGATCATCATGGCGATGGGCTTCTACGCCATCTACCTCAACCTCGGGCTCCTCAACTCGGTGGCCGGGCTGATCGTCGCCGACTCCACCATCGCGGTGCCGTTCGGCGTGCTGATCTTCACCGCGTTCATGTCGGGGATCCCCGACGAGCTGACCCAGGCGGCGCGGATG encodes the following:
- a CDS encoding carbohydrate ABC transporter permease, which gives rise to MTARRPWWLTAVGVLLTGIMLFPVYWMVNVSLTPTGSMRKDPPDWFPLSPTFTGYEAVLREQLPFLGTSLIVGIGTVLLTVVIAAPAAYSLAKLRPRGGNGVSFVLLIAQMIPAIIMAMGFYAIYLNLGLLNSVAGLIVADSTIAVPFGVLIFTAFMSGIPDELTQAARMDGASAWRTFTSVIMPISRNSVVTVSLFAFLWAWSDFVFASTLDSGGDLQPITLGIYRYIGNNNQEWNSIMATAVVASLPAAVLLVVAQRYVSAGVTAGAVKD